One genomic region from Antedon mediterranea chromosome 3, ecAntMedi1.1, whole genome shotgun sequence encodes:
- the LOC140044068 gene encoding uncharacterized protein: MLFCTLCWYFLVVVAQDVVIGDVMFVTNLDPPGIYSSPIDSSGTSLEFTDAIKNVPLQRPVALDYNANTATLYWSDVSKSTIEWYSLVTDERDVLVSFHSGVVDGLAIDAIGNKLYWTSENEDRIEVINLDGTNRTILFDTTLEKPRAIEVDPAYGYLYWTDWGTKTIERAKLNNLSSRTALVTTGLLFPNGLVLAVPDGKVYWCDAGTDVIEEANLDGTNRRRILDIEGKHPFGIEMYENYLYWSDWTDGIYRVDRRTGIQSKQSSDFRLTKPGGLHIHTETCMWKNEQNFCYPGTCNSFTNSCNCHPDFNMDINCMAISVESTVTQCSVVLYENDDDYTAHIPCHNTLPNIPAYYSSLHVTKISVIWHTKFTGPPESEYPYPYYISDFKVGVIAAAINWTVNRENYVLDAGNIDCNLNYSRSYPNENLHTCDEYAHLEGNLQSGDSLVITTSSTNGGFLNIIHDPPSSIYYEGKSSVRYLDVVVDFNPPTHCSVSTTRASTCAGNALEISDRYTKSSELRITWSAWFDAISGVSIYNAKVCKMIPFNRSLDVSDECITLKFSQPEHSFTAIFNPTSPGVYCVVLSVNDSAGNTRNARRCFIFDNQSEISFIDDSSIDVIVGGVKYANNSEVKINGNKQNKVMLSWEKRFQNKLHVDEGFLLAIETIGDVFEETYDSNAQPPGRPLSAIPNKEGIMKFEYLVTTMNYYYFLETKNVTDVEKGDELEQEWTILPNNKNGMVTIELRDIDYEETLIFFVKATDVIGNTKTDFVTIRFFNVTNASDTTYTKYKKYIIILGGTIPSLVFILFLVTIILIRRCKPNGANTKGTTDNSLIYQNVHYVSKNTIYQCYKEQDENVYESIDNEQNIYETCLL; encoded by the exons atgttattttgtacattgtgTTGGTATTTTCTAGTAGTGGTTGCACAAGACGTAGTTATTG gtgATGTTATGTTTGTAACCAATCTCGATCCTCCAGGAATTTACTCTTCGCCTATTGATTCCAGTGGTACATCTTTAGAATTTACGGACGCAATTAAGAATGTTCCACTACAGAGACCAGTCGCTCTTGATTATAATGCTAACACCGCTACACTATACTGGTCTGATGTATCAAAATCTACCATTGAATGGTATTCACTTGTCACCGACGAACGTGACGTTTTAGTGTCTTTTCATTCTGGag TTGTGGACGGTTTAGCTATTGATGCCATtggaaataaactttattggACAAGTGAAAATGAAGACAGAATCGAAGTAATAAACCTGGATGGAACAAACAGAACAATTCTTTTTGACACAACGTTAGAAAAGCCACGTGCGATTGAGGTAGACCCAGCTTATGG ATATTTATATTGGACTGATTGGGGAACAAAGACGATAGAACGAGCTAAATTAAATAACTTGAGTAGTAGAACTGCCCTTGTCACAACTGGACTTCTATTTCCAAACGGACTAGTTTTAGCAGTTCCTG atggAAAGGTGTATTGGTGTGATGCAGGAACTGATGTAATTGAGGAAGCTAACCTGGACGGTACCAACAGAAGAAGAATTCTTGACATTGAAGGAAAGCACCCTTTTGGTATTGAAATGTATGAGAATTATCTATACTGGTCTGATTGGACGGATGGCATATATCGAGTTGACAGAAGAACTGGAATACAATCAAAGCAAAGTAGTGATTTCCGACTTACTAAACCAGGAGGTTTACATATACATACTG AAACATGTATGTGGAAAAATGAACAGAACTTCTGCTACCCTGGCACGTGTAACTCTTTTACCAATAGCTGTAATTGTCACCCAGATTTCAATATGGACATCAACTGCATGGCAA tatctGTTGAATCTACGGTGACTCAGTGCTCAGTAGTACTTTATGAAAACGATGACGATTATACTGCACACATTCCATGCCATAATACGTTGCCAAACATTCCTGCATATTATAGTTCTTTACACGTCACCAAGATATCTGTAATTTGGCACACCAAATTTACTGGTCCTCCAGAATCCGAATATCCATATCCATACTATATCAGTGATTTTAAAGTAGGCGTCATTGCAGCTGCTATAAACTGGACTGTGAATAGAG AAAACTATGTTCTCGATGCTGGAAATATAGATTGTAATTTAAACTATAGCAGAAGTTATCCAAATGAAAACTTACATACATGTGATGAATATGCACATTTAGAAGGAAACCTTCAAAGTGGTGACag CTTAGTCATTACAACCTCCTCCACCAATGGAGGATTCCTGAATATAATCCATGACCCTCCCAGCTCAATATATTACGAAGGTAAAAGCTCAGTGAGGTACCTGGACGTAGTTGTAGACTTTAATCCACCAACTCACTGTTCAGTTTCAACTACACGAGCTTCAACATGCGCTGGAAATGCGCTGGAAATCAGTGATAGGTACACTAAATCT aGTGAGTTGAGAATCACGTGGTCGGCATGGTTTGATGCAATATCCGGAGTTTCAATCTATAATGCAAAAGTTTGCAAAATGATTCCTTTCAATAGAAGTCTTGATGTTTCTGACGAATGTATTACTTTAAAGTTTTCACAACCTGAACATTCATTTACGGCCATATTTAATCCCACATCGCCAG GTGTATACTGTGTAGTATTGAGTGTTAATGATAGTGCTGGTAACACTCGTAATGCTCGACGGTGTTTCATTTTTGATAACCAGAGTGAAATATCATTTATAGATGATAGTTCTATCGATGTCATAGTTGGAGGCGTGAAGTATGCCAACAATTCAGAAGTTAAAATaaatggaaacaaacaaaacaaa GTAATGTTATCATGGGAAAAGCGATTTCAGAACAAATTACATGTCGATGAAGGTTTCTTACTTGCAATCGAAACAATTGGCGACGTTTTTGAAGAGACGTACGATTCAAATGCCCAGCCACCAGGACGGCCCTTATCAGCTATTCCAAATAAAGAGGGCATTATGAAATTCGAATATCTAGTTACAACcatgaattattattactttctgGAAACAAAGAATGTAACAGATGTGGAAAAAGGCGATGAACTGGAACAGGAATGGACGATATTGCCGAATAATAAG AATGGAATGGTGACAATTGAACTGAGAGATATTGATTATGAAGAAACGCTCATATTTTTTGTGAAGGCTACTGATGTAATTGGAAACACGAAGACCGATTTTGTTACAATCCGCTTCTTTAATGTAACTAATGCATCAGATACGACGTACACAAAGTATAAGAAGTATATAAT aatacTGGGTGGAACAATTCCGTCActtgtgtttattttgtttttggtgACAATAATCCTGATTCGACGATGTAAACCAAACGGAGCCAACACCAAAGGGACTACAGACAATTCTTTAATTTACCAGAATGTTCATTACGTGAGTAAGAATACTATATACCAGTGTTACAAAGAACAAGATGAGAATGTCTACGAATCAATTGACAATGAACAGAATATTTACGAAACATGTTTATTGTAA